The sequence CATCGCGCTGATCGGCGCCGGGCCGGACGCGACGATCGTGGATCCGAGCCTCGGGCCGGGCGGCCGGTGTCTGATGCTGGTCGACGTCCCCCCTGGCACCAGGGTGGAGGGCTTCACCTGCCGGAACGGCACGACCGACGCGACCAGCCCGGACGGCGGCGGGATGCTGATCCAGGGGGGCCGTCTGCAGGTCAAGAGGGTGGTTTTCCAGAACAACCTCGCGTTCGGGAACGGAGGTGGATTGTGGATCGAGGGGGCCAACGTGACCCTCCACGACGCCAGCTTCCTCAACAACGAGGCTGATAGCGGCGGCGGCGGCGGCGGCGGCGGGCTGGGCATCACGCTCGGTGGCGAGGTGAAGGTAGTGCGATCCATCTTCTCCTTCAACTTCGCCAACCCGTCAGGGGGCGGCCTCATCGTCCTCGACGGCAGCAGCGCGAAGGTGGTTGAGTCCCGTTTCGAGGGGAATTTCGGCAGGAGCGGGGGCGGGATCTGGTCCGTCGACAGCGAGTTGAAGGTCTCCGGCTCCGTCTTCTCCGGCAACGTCAGCGACTTCAGCGGGGCCGCGCTCGGGGGCTCCAACAGCAGCGTCGAGGTCGCCGATTCGACGATCGACGGCAACGAATCGGACTCACGCCAGCAGCACGTAATCCGTGTCAGCGGGAGCCTGGCGATGTTCCGGTCGAGCATCACCGGCAACCTGGGTGGCGGGATCGCGTCCATCGGCGACCTCACGGTGCTCGACTGCTCCTTCGCGAACAACACCGCAACGAGGGGTGGAGGGATCAACACCACGGGCACTGCGCGCGTGACCAACAGTGTCTTCTTCGTCAACACGGCGAACGGCGCCGGCGGCTTGAACGATATCGAGGCACTAGGCGGCGCGATCTACGCGAACGGCGATCTGCGCGTGACGAACTGCACCTTCTATGGCAACCCGGCCCAAGGCTTCAAACTCCCCTCGGATGGCGGCGGGTTGTACGTCGCCTCCGGGACCACAACGGTGCTCAACTCCATCCTCTGGGGAGACTCGCCCAATGAGATCGCGGGCCCCGGAACGGCCGTGATCACCTACAGCGACGTGATGGGCGGCTATCCCGGCACCGGCAACATCGACCAGGATCCGCTCTTCGTGGCCCCTGCTGAGGGCGATCTGCACCTCCAGGCTTCCTCGCCCGCCCGGGATGCCGGGCTCTTCACAAGCTCCTTGCCGAAGACGGACCTGGATGGAAATCCGCGCGTCTCGGGGGCCGCTCCCGACATGGGCGCTTACGAGATCCGCGGAGGGAGAAGGGGGTGTGAATAGAAGTCGGACTCTCGAAGGAGGGAGGGGGGCGCGCAGCGTTGCGCGTGATCTGAGCCAGCTCGCCCGGGCTCCCGGCAACCACACGACAGCATGGTGTCGTGATCGCTCGCGAGCGTGAGCGCCTCGATGCGGCGGCTGGCCGTCGGCGTGCACGTGCACGAGACATTGTGGCTATTGCCGGCACGGCGCGGGTCCTCCGGCGCCGTCGTGGCGGTCACCATGAAGACGGCGACGAGCGGCAGCGGCTCCGTCACCGCAGCCGGTCCAGCAGAGGCAACGGAGGCGTCGACATCTCTCTCCGGAGCCTTGCCGGACTCCTGCCGGGCGGAACCAGAGGGGCGGTGCGGCGGGATCGGGGTGGATAGGGGGCGCCGCGGCGGGCATCCAGGACGATCCTTCGCCGCCCAGCCTGCTTTCCGGCGGATCGGCTACTGAAGGAGCATGGGAACCGCCGAGCCCCACCCCCCAAGCCGCCGGCTCAGGCTCGTCTCCTCCCAGGGCGCCGCGGGGCAGGGCGCCGGGGGCCCGCCCTCGCCCGCGACCGCCAGCGACGAGGAGCTCCTGCTCGCCTTCCAGCGGGGCGAACGAGGGATCGGCCTGCGGCTCTACGAGCACCTGCTGCCGGTCGTCGACCGGACCCTCTACCGCATCCTGGGTTGCCGCGAGCAGGACCACGCCGACCTCGTGCAGGGCGCGTTCGAGCAAATAGTGAGCACGCTTACCAAACGCAAGTTCGCGGGGGAGTGCAGCCTGGCGGGCTGGGCGTCGGTCATCGCCTGCCATGTCGGCCTGAGCGCGCTGCGCGCCCGCCGGCGCGAGCGCAAGGTCATCGATCGCACGCCGGGGTCGCCGGAGCCCGGTGCCGAGCTCGAGCCGCCCTCGCAGGGCGCCGACCCCGAGCGAGAGGTGAGCGCGCAGCGCGATCTCGAGGCCCTGCGCCGGCACCTCGCGGCGATGGACGGCGACCGCGCGGCCGCGCTGCTGCTCCACGCAATGGGCTATTCCCTCAAGGAAATCGCTGATTTAACAGGTGTTTCCGTGGCCGCGGCCCAGTCGCGGCTGTCGCGGGGGCGGCGGGAGCTCCAGGCGCGCTTTGAACCCGAGGCGGCGGCGCGACGCGACCCCGCTCGACCCGAGGAGCCACGATGAAGCAGGACGACGTTGACGCCACCCCGAACGAGCGCGCCGCGGCGGCCGGCGTGGACGGCGTGGAGGCCTCGCTGCGGGCGCTTGTCGAGCAACCGGTGCCGCCGCTGCCCAGGGTCCAGGCGCGGTACCTCCAGCAGCGGATCGCCGGCCGCATCGATCAGCTCGCCGCCGAGGCGGCGGAGCGGCGCGCCCGCGGCGCCCGGCAGAAGCGGGCCGCCCTCGCCGCGGCGGCGCTGGCGGCCGCCCTGACCGCGGCGGCCGCCGGCGTCTTCATCATGGTCCGGACGCGCGAGGCCCCGCCCGCCGCGGCGCAGGTGACGGCGCTCCAGGGCTCGGTCGAGATCGCGGCAGGGGATGCGACCCGCTCGCCGCCGTCGCTCTCCCTCGTGCCGCTCGCGAGCGACGAGGAGCTGCGGACCGGCGAGGGCGCGCGGGCGAAGGCGTCGCTCGCGACGGGCGCCACCGTCGAGGTCGGGCCCTCGACCCGCGTGAGGTTCGCGCCGGTGGGCGCCGGGCGCGACCGCGCAGGCGACGTCGTCGCCCTCGAGCAGGGCAGGATCGCCGTCGAGGTGCCGCCGCTGCCGGCGGGCATGAGCCTGTCGGTGCACACGTCGGACGCGGTGGTCACGGTGCACGGGACGCGCTTCTCCGTCGAGCGGCGGCCCGACGCGGCGGGAGAGCCGGCCGAGACGCGCGTGTCGGTCGTGGAAGGGCGGGTCGCCGTGCGCCGCGGCGAGGTCGAGCGCTTCCTCGGCCCAGGCGAGACGTGGTCGTCCCGCGACGAGGAGCGCCGATCGGACCGGCCCGCCGAGGGACAGCCGGGCGACGCGCCGGCGCCGCCTCGCGATGGGCAGGACAGCGATGGGCAGGACAGCGCCGCCGGCGAGGGCGGCAGGGGCGACAAGGCCGGCGAGGGCGGCGCCGGGGAGCCGCGCACGCCGCGCGACGCGCGCGAGGCCCCGGCGCGCACCTCGCTCACGGCCGAGAACGAGCTGCTCCAGGGCGCGATGGCGGCGCGGCGGCGCGGGCAGCCGAGGCGGGCGATCGAGCGGCTCGATCTCCTCCTCGCCCGCTACCCGGACTCGCCGCTCGCCGAGATCGCCCGCGTGGAGCGCCTGCGCGCCGTCGAGATGCTCGGCGACAAGGAACGGACGGCGGCGGAGGCGCGCCGGTACCTCAAGGACTACCCGCAGGGCTTCGGGCGCGAGGAGGCCACGTCCGCCTCCCGCCCCGGCGGCGCTCGCCCCTGAGCGCCCGCGCGCGGGGCCGTCTCGATTTTTTTTGACGAACCCTGCCTGCTCCCGGCGCCTCCGGCGACTTTCACTTCATCGAGGAGATCATCGCGCCGGCGAGCGGGTTCGCCGGCTGCGCTCCAGGTCGTGCTTGCTTTCGAATTGGGAGGATCCCGATGCGTTCATTCGCGTTGACAGGGTGGTTCTGTGGTGGGCTGTTGTCGCTCGCGGCCTTCGGAACGGCCTGTAGCCTATCGGGCACAGGAGGCGCAGACGGCCGCATCGTCTCGGGGGAAGACTGCGTCCCTTCGGACGACGAGGGCAGTGCGCCGGCGCCGAGCTTCCCGGGGTCGGGCATGTCGGGCGCCGGCGACCCCATCACCGCGGATCTCGATCCGCTCTCGTGCGGCGCGAGCGCGCTGGGCGTCCCCGTGGACGACACCGCCCAGGTCGACTGTTATTACACGAACAACAACCCGACGACCCCGATGGCCTTCGTCGAGCGGGTCGTCGAGATCGCCGAGAGCGAGGAGCTCGTGCACGTGCGGCTGACGCTCAACCCCGCGTTCGTCGACAACACGTATGGCGAGACGGCCATCGGGTGGGGCGGCGGCGACCAGGAGCCGGCCGGCCCGCAGCCCGGCGGCCCGCAGCCCGGCGGCCCGCAGCCCGGCGGCCCGAAGCCCGGCGACGGGCCGAAGCCGAAGGGACATGGGGGCCACACGTTCAAGGATCTCGTGGGCAGCGACAAGGCCCAGTTCCAGCTGACGGACGGGAAGGGAGAGCTCGTGCTCGACTTCTACGTCGACTACCTCTCGGTCGACGAGGCGAGCCCCTCGGGTTATGCGTCGCTCGGCGTGCTCGGCGGAGAGGGCAAGATGCTCCTCGGAGACGCCGGCGCCGTCGTCGCGGCGACCACCTCGCTCGACCGCGATCTCAACGCGTGCGGGTACGGCGCGTACCTCGAAGACTCCCCGGAGACGGACGAGGGCTACACCCCCAATGCGGAGACACCGAACTGGGATTACCGCGTCGTGTACGACGTGTGGGTGAGCGCCTCGGCGTTCGGCGCGGCGGGCTTCGGCGACGCGACCATCAGCTACGTGCACGCCTCTCCGAGCAAGTACCCGTCGGACACGGTCACCGTGACGCCGGGGCCGTGCCCCACCCCGACGACGTGTGAGGGCGACGACCCGCCCGCCGGCGGCGGGGGCAGCGATGCAGGCGAGGATCCGGGCGGAGACGTGGAATGCAAGGAGTCCGGTGGAGAGTGCACGGCCAACACGGACTGCTGCTCGGACGGCGACGTGTGCCTGAGCGGGGTGTGCCAGCAGCTCGTGATCCCGCAGTGAGCCGCGGCTCCTAGGCGCACTCGGGGCACAGCTCGAGGTGCTGCGCGGCCTCGCGCAGCGCCTCCGGCACCGGCGCCCCCTCCGTGACGAGCTCGGCGTACCGCGGCGCGTCGTCGCAGGTCAGCTCGTCGGGCTTCGTCGCGAAGACGGCTGTGGCCAGATTCCGGATCTCTTCCCATCGCGCCGCGTTCTCCTACCGCCGAACGTTCACGTTCACGTGATCGTGGTCGTCAGCGATAGGCCGTGAACGACCACGACCACGTAAACGTAAACGTAAACGTAAACGTAAATCGTGGTCGTGGTCGTGGTCGTGGTCGTGGTCGTCAACGATAGGCCGTGAACGACCACGACCACGACCACGACCACGTAAACGTAAACGTAAACGTAAACGTAAACGTAAACGTAAACGTAAACGTAAACGTAAACGTAAACGTAAACGTTGGTGACCGATGGTGGGGTGGAGGGGGGCGGGCTTCGCACCGGCTGGTGCGGGAGGACGAGGACCCGCCCGCCGGTGGCGGGGGCGGAGAGACAGGCGAGGATCCGGGCGGAGACGGGGATGAAAGGGTCGCCGCCCGCGGATCGCGGAAGGCGCTACTTGCCCAGCAGGGCGTTCATCACCCGGTTGTAGGTCTCCTTCTTCCCGTACTGGTCGTTGAAGAGCAGCGACTGCGAGCTTTGCCCGTTGCACAGCGCCCCGCTCCAGCTGTTGAGCCACGACCTGCCGTCGTTGATGCCCCAGAAGGTGATGGCCGTGCACTTGGGCAGCTTGAAGCAGGCCTCGACGATGTCGTGGTAGTACGCGAGCTGCTCCTCCGCCGTGACCACGCCGCCGCAGCGGTTGATGTCCATCTCGGAGATCAGCACCTCCAGGCCCAGGTCGGTGAAGCGCTTCATGTTCGCCGCCACGTCCGCTCCAGTGGCCTCGTTGTTCGGCGGCCCGATGTGCATCTGGAACCCGACGCCGTCGATCGGGACCCCCCGATCGACCATCCCCTTGACCATGTTGTAGACGAAGTCGACCTTCGCGTTGCGCGCGTCGATGCTGTAGTCGTTGTAATAGAGCTTGGCCTTCGGATCCTGCTCTCTCGCGATCTGGAAGGCGAGGTCGATGTAGTTCTCCCCGATCTGGTTGAGGAACACCGAGGGCCTCATGCGGGGATTGCCGACCCCGGTGTCGCTGTCGGTCTGGACGGCCTCGTTGACGACGTCCCAGGTGTCGACCCGGTCCTTGAAGTGCCCCATGACCTGGGTGATGTGCCTTCGCATGGCCGCCGTTACATTGTCCTTGCCGGTCATGGAGCTCATCCAGCCAGGCAGCTGGTTGTGCCACACCAGGGTGTGGCCCTTGATCTTCATGTTGTTCTGGCGCGCCCAGTTCACGATGTTGTCCGCGGAGCCCCAGCTGAAGTTCCCCGCGCTGGGCTCGAGCGAGTCCCACTTCATCTCGTTCTCCGCCGTCACGTAGCTGTGCTCGGCGCCGGCGACGCGCTTGTAGTCGTTGTTGCCGAGACCACCACCGGAGATGGCCGCTCCGATCAAGATCGGGGGGTTCGCCTTCTCACCGGCCTCCCGCAGCGTGCTGGCGCTCGCCGCAGGGACTCTGGCGCTGGCGCCGCCGCCCGCGCCATCGCTGCCGCCCGCGCCTTCGCCGCCGGTGCCGCTGCTGGCGCTCGTCGCGCCGCCGCCGCTGCCGCTCGTCGCGCCGCTGCTGGCGCTCGTCGCGCCGCCGCCGCTGCCGCTCGTCGCGCCGCTGCTGGCGCTCGTCGCGCCGCCGCTGCCGCTCGTCGCGCCGCTGCTGCCGCTCGTCGTGCCTCCGCCGGTGCCGCCCGTCGCGCCGCCGCTGCCGGTCGTCTCATCTCCATTGCCGTCACCGCTGTCCGAGCAGCCGGCTGCAAACAGGAATGCCGAGAGGAGAAGTGTGAAGGGTGCTGATCTCATGCTCGCATGCTCCAAAGTAAAATGTATTTACTAACTCACGCGACCTGGTGCCTTGATCATCCGCGGGGCCACGTCGCGCGCGGGCGGCACCCGAGGTGGTGCCGAACCGGCAGTATATCGGCCGCTGTCTCCCAAGCATACAGCTTCACGAGGCGGACCCGAAGGATAAGGGGGTCCGGAAGGGAATTCCAGGGCAGTTCGAGAATTTTGACATGGGGATAATGTGCGCCCGAGACCGAGTCGGTAGGGCGCCCCACACGCGGCTCGCCGTGCTCCTGGGGTGCACCTGCTGCTGGGGCGCACCTGCTCCCCGGAACGACCAGGAGGTCGCCGCAGACCTCGACGATCGCGCGACGAAACGTCCTTTGGCGCCGTCGTTCAGAGGCAGCGGGGCGAGGGGAAAGTGATCTTCACATTCCGGATCTCCTGGCGCGCGGTGGCGGCGCCCGTGCCGGCGGCGAAGCCATAAAAGAACTTCGACCCGACGGGGAAGCCGGGGATGGCGAATCCCTGGAACTGGAGCTTGCCGTCGATGTTCAGGCTCACCTTGCCCTTGTCGAGCTCGATCTGCGCTTTATGGAACGCGCCGTCGCCGAGCGCGACGCCGCTCGTCCCCTGGCCCAGCGAGCCGAGGACGCCCCCGTCGCAAGGCTTTGTGAGATCGTCCACGCCCACGTGGTTCTTGTTGGCGTCTGTGCAACCGAGGTTGTGGTAGGTGTCGATCTCGACGCCGAAGCCGGCGAGCCCGGCCATACCGAGGCCGCCGCCGCCGTCGCCCACGGCCGTCTCTCCTGTCGTCTGGAGCATGAAGCCCATCCCGTCGCCGCCGCCGAGGCGGAACTCGAACGTCGCGGTGAAGACGTCGGCGGCGAGGGGATTCCGGTAGATGATGGTGCCTGCCTGCCCGTGTTCGGCCTCGGTGAGCACGCCAGCCAGCCTGTCGGCATCCCAGAAGGCGTCCCCATTGAAGGACCACCCTTTTGGCAGTGAGGCCATGTCCGCGGCGAGGCTCACGCCGCAGGCGGTTCCAGCGGGGCATATGCCCTCGTCGGTCTGCCCATCGCAATCGTTGTCGACGAGGTCGCACGCCTCCTCGTGCGCCGGCACGCTCTCGCCGGTGCACGGACCCCAGGCATTGCCGGAGCAGACTTGATCGCCCGCCTTGCACATCCCGACGCTCTGGGTGCCCGGAGGGCCCGTGTAACAGCTCCGTCTTTCGCCCTCCGCGCAAACGCAGCCTTCATCGACGATCCGATCACAGTCGTTGTCGAGGCCGTCGCACACCTCCGGCGTCGGGACACACCCGGGGCCTGGCTCGTCGGGGCCTGGCTCATCGGGGCCTGGCTCCTCCGGGCCTGCCCCCTCGGTGCCTGGCTCCAGGAGGATATCGCTCCGACCGCCGCACATGGACACGGCGGCGGCGAGCGCCGGGAGCAGGAAGAGGGCCTTTGCGCGCGCTGGCCGGCCTGCGCCTGCCGCTGCGTGGGAAGAGCGGAGTGGCTGTGAAGATTGCATGTCCCCTCGATCCTCGGCGCGACCACGGATCGCGCGGAGGATACAGAACACCCTCGCGCCAGCACGCCTGCGCCGCAGCCTACCAGATCGAGGCGAGCGCACCTCCAGGAATCCGGAGGGTGAAGGTCGGGATCCTGCCGAGCGCGACGCGGCCGCCCCGTCTCCGGGCGTTCGACCGACGTGCGCCTCGACGAACGGCGCCGGTCCGTGGCATGGATGGGCCTCATGGCCGAGCGCTCCATCTCGATTCCGATCGTCGGCAGCAGCCCTGTCTCGGGCGTGATCCACGCTCCGAGGACGCGAGCGAAGCGCTCCGGCCTGGCCGTCGTCCTCGGCCATGGCGCCGGCAACGACATGAACGCGCCCCTCGTTGTCGACGTCGCCGGGCGGCTGGCGGCGCGAGGGCACACCGTTCTCCGTTTCAATTTCGTCTACAAGGAGCTCGGCCGGAAGGCGCCCGATCGGCAGCCGCTCCTCGAGAAGGCGTTCGAGGCGGCGATCGGGAGGGTGCTCGAGGACCGGCCGGAGCGCCTCGTGATAGGCGGCAAATCGATGGGAGGGCGGATCGCGTCGCTCCTCGCGGCCCGCGGCGTCCGCGCGGACGGGCTGCTGTTCCTCGGCTATCCGCTCCACCCCGCGGGCAAGCGCTCGCCGCTCCGGGACGCGCACCTGCCCGCGATCCCCGCGCCGCTCCTGTTCCTCCAGGGCACGCGCGACCCGCTGTGTGATCTCACGCTCCTCCGGCCCGTCCTGAAGCGCCTCGGGGAGCGGCCCAGCCTGCACGTGATCGAGGGCGGCGACCACTCGCTCGATCTCCTCAAGTCCGCGGGGCGGACCAGGGAGAGCGTGCTCGAGGAGATCGACCTCGCGATCGACGGTTGGCTGAAGGCGCGGGTCCTCTCCCCGCGCCCGAAGGCGCCGTGACGGCGATCGCCCCCGACCCGCCGGAATGACGGAGGCGCCAAGGCGCCAGGCACAGAATCTTATCTTGGCGTCCTTGGCGCCTTGGCGCCTTGGCGGCCCCAGATTCTGCGCTTCTCTGGTGGTGTCAACCTGGTTGCCGCTCCAGGGGCGTCCGGCCCGAAGGGGCCGGCCGCTGATATGGCGATATCTCCGCCGATCCTGCGACATCGTCTCATCGGACTCGGGCCTGGAGTGCTCGGCGCGCAGCATCGTAGGATGCTCTCCGGCCGAACGCA comes from Sorangium aterium and encodes:
- a CDS encoding alpha/beta hydrolase family protein encodes the protein MAERSISIPIVGSSPVSGVIHAPRTRAKRSGLAVVLGHGAGNDMNAPLVVDVAGRLAARGHTVLRFNFVYKELGRKAPDRQPLLEKAFEAAIGRVLEDRPERLVIGGKSMGGRIASLLAARGVRADGLLFLGYPLHPAGKRSPLRDAHLPAIPAPLLFLQGTRDPLCDLTLLRPVLKRLGERPSLHVIEGGDHSLDLLKSAGRTRESVLEEIDLAIDGWLKARVLSPRPKAP
- a CDS encoding choice-of-anchor Q domain-containing protein — its product is MVRRAVSAFVALAVVVAGSRAARARTIDVPEDYPTIQAAVEAAENHDRIRVAPGTYPESIAWTGKSIALIGAGPDATIVDPSLGPGGRCLMLVDVPPGTRVEGFTCRNGTTDATSPDGGGMLIQGGRLQVKRVVFQNNLAFGNGGGLWIEGANVTLHDASFLNNEADSGGGGGGGGLGITLGGEVKVVRSIFSFNFANPSGGGLIVLDGSSAKVVESRFEGNFGRSGGGIWSVDSELKVSGSVFSGNVSDFSGAALGGSNSSVEVADSTIDGNESDSRQQHVIRVSGSLAMFRSSITGNLGGGIASIGDLTVLDCSFANNTATRGGGINTTGTARVTNSVFFVNTANGAGGLNDIEALGGAIYANGDLRVTNCTFYGNPAQGFKLPSDGGGLYVASGTTTVLNSILWGDSPNEIAGPGTAVITYSDVMGGYPGTGNIDQDPLFVAPAEGDLHLQASSPARDAGLFTSSLPKTDLDGNPRVSGAAPDMGAYEIRGGRRGCE
- a CDS encoding FecR domain-containing protein translates to MKQDDVDATPNERAAAAGVDGVEASLRALVEQPVPPLPRVQARYLQQRIAGRIDQLAAEAAERRARGARQKRAALAAAALAAALTAAAAGVFIMVRTREAPPAAAQVTALQGSVEIAAGDATRSPPSLSLVPLASDEELRTGEGARAKASLATGATVEVGPSTRVRFAPVGAGRDRAGDVVALEQGRIAVEVPPLPAGMSLSVHTSDAVVTVHGTRFSVERRPDAAGEPAETRVSVVEGRVAVRRGEVERFLGPGETWSSRDEERRSDRPAEGQPGDAPAPPRDGQDSDGQDSAAGEGGRGDKAGEGGAGEPRTPRDAREAPARTSLTAENELLQGAMAARRRGQPRRAIERLDLLLARYPDSPLAEIARVERLRAVEMLGDKERTAAEARRYLKDYPQGFGREEATSASRPGGARP
- a CDS encoding L-type lectin-domain containing protein, with product MQSSQPLRSSHAAAGAGRPARAKALFLLPALAAAVSMCGGRSDILLEPGTEGAGPEEPGPDEPGPDEPGPGCVPTPEVCDGLDNDCDRIVDEGCVCAEGERRSCYTGPPGTQSVGMCKAGDQVCSGNAWGPCTGESVPAHEEACDLVDNDCDGQTDEGICPAGTACGVSLAADMASLPKGWSFNGDAFWDADRLAGVLTEAEHGQAGTIIYRNPLAADVFTATFEFRLGGGDGMGFMLQTTGETAVGDGGGGLGMAGLAGFGVEIDTYHNLGCTDANKNHVGVDDLTKPCDGGVLGSLGQGTSGVALGDGAFHKAQIELDKGKVSLNIDGKLQFQGFAIPGFPVGSKFFYGFAAGTGAATARQEIRNVKITFPSPRCL
- a CDS encoding RNA polymerase sigma factor, with amino-acid sequence MGTAEPHPPSRRLRLVSSQGAAGQGAGGPPSPATASDEELLLAFQRGERGIGLRLYEHLLPVVDRTLYRILGCREQDHADLVQGAFEQIVSTLTKRKFAGECSLAGWASVIACHVGLSALRARRRERKVIDRTPGSPEPGAELEPPSQGADPEREVSAQRDLEALRRHLAAMDGDRAAALLLHAMGYSLKEIADLTGVSVAAAQSRLSRGRRELQARFEPEAAARRDPARPEEPR
- a CDS encoding endo-1,4-beta-xylanase, giving the protein MRSAPFTLLLSAFLFAAGCSDSGDGNGDETTGSGGATGGTGGGTTSGSSGATSGSGGATSASSGATSGSGGGATSASSGATSGSGGGATSASSGTGGEGAGGSDGAGGGASARVPAASASTLREAGEKANPPILIGAAISGGGLGNNDYKRVAGAEHSYVTAENEMKWDSLEPSAGNFSWGSADNIVNWARQNNMKIKGHTLVWHNQLPGWMSSMTGKDNVTAAMRRHITQVMGHFKDRVDTWDVVNEAVQTDSDTGVGNPRMRPSVFLNQIGENYIDLAFQIAREQDPKAKLYYNDYSIDARNAKVDFVYNMVKGMVDRGVPIDGVGFQMHIGPPNNEATGADVAANMKRFTDLGLEVLISEMDINRCGGVVTAEEQLAYYHDIVEACFKLPKCTAITFWGINDGRSWLNSWSGALCNGQSSQSLLFNDQYGKKETYNRVMNALLGK